Proteins from a genomic interval of Lacticaseibacillus pabuli:
- a CDS encoding helix-turn-helix domain-containing protein, with translation MDGEIFRQLRLREGYSLHDAAEEVTSVATLSRFENGLVAIGTEKLVACLNNIGLTFLEFASADDARQENQYNYFNDLRRMVELDQLAELEQQAQAQRARYDRSQSTIDFHTLVLAAGMSVKAGGANVLTPDETGQVLHELRRSDVWGEIEILQFEAAAPLLTAADDLALALDLALHVDDIARRSTLLYRDAWSAMLSTLEVLVYRGSAQAAELAARLNPMPIHEEAMVMRLRLRFINACVRLRQGEDDAAQQEITQLVALMRFMLCNDLATYYERKGSWLMEGGTDDADGRTVRTR, from the coding sequence ATGGATGGGGAGATTTTTCGGCAGTTACGTTTGCGTGAAGGGTACTCATTGCACGACGCAGCTGAGGAAGTGACATCAGTGGCGACCTTGTCACGCTTTGAAAACGGCCTGGTTGCGATTGGAACTGAAAAACTGGTCGCCTGCCTGAACAATATTGGCTTAACCTTCCTGGAGTTTGCGAGTGCGGATGATGCACGTCAGGAAAATCAGTACAACTACTTCAACGACCTGCGCCGGATGGTGGAGCTGGACCAACTGGCTGAGCTCGAGCAGCAGGCCCAGGCGCAGCGTGCGCGTTACGATAGGAGCCAGTCCACAATCGATTTTCATACGCTAGTGCTCGCCGCTGGAATGAGTGTGAAGGCGGGTGGCGCTAACGTGTTGACGCCGGACGAAACGGGACAAGTGTTGCACGAGTTGCGGCGCAGCGATGTGTGGGGCGAGATCGAAATCCTCCAGTTTGAGGCGGCGGCACCACTCCTGACAGCTGCGGATGATTTGGCTTTGGCCCTGGACTTGGCCCTGCACGTTGACGACATCGCACGACGGAGTACCTTGCTTTACCGAGATGCTTGGTCCGCCATGCTCAGTACCTTGGAAGTGTTGGTCTATCGGGGTAGCGCGCAGGCCGCTGAGTTGGCTGCACGCCTAAACCCGATGCCCATCCACGAAGAAGCGATGGTGATGCGTTTGCGTCTGCGTTTCATTAACGCTTGTGTCCGCTTGCGTCAGGGGGAAGACGATGCGGCGCAACAAGAAATCACGCAACTAGTGGCCTTGATGCGGTTTATGCTTTGTAATGATTTGGCGACGTATTATGAGCGCAAGGGTTCTTGGTTGATGGAAGGGGGGACTGACGATGCAGATGGGCGAACAGTTCGCACTCGCTAG
- a CDS encoding helix-turn-helix domain-containing protein: MQMGEQFALARKSRGLTVSEAAVDIVSVAHLEQFEHGDYDMPVDDLQALLTRLGISLRQFANYCERREFNQNILPENVMAAEIARDAPQLKVLYRLAATRGNTRTDRLGMMMAATAYANLTGKDILPRAQLQAEATSLLDNASWNRADLMTLRVLVNTLDCTRIFSFCREILAGIPAKLRWNFALANESWYAVIVGCQVLGERDSSLGMSLIRDVARGPRMPETMIRNRLYANCVRSVIALKTDDSEAERARLNEAISGLQLLGAEQVLHLVQIACRKILREEINV; this comes from the coding sequence ATGCAGATGGGCGAACAGTTCGCACTCGCTAGAAAGAGTCGTGGTTTGACGGTGTCCGAAGCCGCGGTCGACATTGTGTCCGTTGCACATTTAGAACAGTTTGAACACGGCGACTACGACATGCCGGTGGATGATTTGCAGGCGCTGCTCACGCGTTTAGGAATTTCCCTGCGCCAATTTGCGAACTACTGCGAACGGCGGGAGTTTAACCAGAACATCTTGCCTGAAAACGTGATGGCAGCTGAGATTGCTCGGGACGCACCACAGCTAAAAGTGCTGTATCGTCTGGCCGCGACGCGCGGGAATACCCGCACCGACCGTCTGGGCATGATGATGGCGGCGACGGCGTATGCCAACCTCACAGGCAAGGACATTTTGCCGCGCGCACAATTGCAGGCTGAGGCCACCAGTCTGCTGGATAATGCCAGCTGGAACCGAGCGGATCTGATGACATTGCGCGTGCTGGTGAACACCCTGGACTGCACGCGGATCTTTTCTTTCTGCCGGGAAATTTTGGCGGGGATACCTGCCAAGTTGCGATGGAATTTCGCGCTGGCCAACGAGTCGTGGTACGCCGTGATTGTTGGGTGCCAAGTGTTGGGGGAGCGCGACTCCTCACTGGGGATGTCCTTGATACGCGATGTGGCGCGCGGTCCGAGAATGCCGGAGACAATGATTCGCAATCGTCTGTATGCTAACTGTGTACGCAGTGTTATTGCGCTCAAAACCGATGATTCTGAGGCGGAGCGGGCACGGCTGAACGAGGCGATTAGCGGCTTGCAACTGCTGGGTGCTGAACAAGTATTGCACCTGGTTCAAATTGCTTGTCGGAAGATTTTGCGAGAAGAAATTAACGTTTAA